The Candida dubliniensis CD36 chromosome 2, complete sequence genome contains a region encoding:
- the OPT4 gene encoding oligopeptide transporter, putative, with the protein MSTEKPIPDLPITSITSHVDLAAHEVNLQAISSNPLSIGEVGTTLTNAQKDFILKRLHYDSLVSFDKLPPQATFIFEKIEHISIEEALNILEKAVVEHENDVNILDKDEELWTKLINYKQGKIPSDTDFSEKDHPSNVSAKDKLSAFIHEKRVSEESSSLDNSASENLNEPYYKIVDWELQVKLEAVLIAYWSPYPQVRGVTDPYDDPTIPVETVRVYIVAIIWTAIGAVINQFFSERQPSIGLGMSVVQVFLYPTGLICEWILPKWKFKIWKYTIDLNPGPYTFKEQMLATIFCGVSSGTSYVSSNILMQKSELFYDNKWVDFGYQVLLTLSTNFLGFGLSGIMRQFAVYPEKAIWPSILPNVRLNKTLMSPEVKSRINGWSISGYNFFFITAGISFLYFWIPDYLFQALSQFNWMTWIKPDNYNLAVVTGSFGGLGLNPIPSFDMNVIGTSGFIAPFYNTLENYIGMVLALFCILGVFYSNYKWTGYLPINSNRLFTNEGKPYHVTAVVNSESLFDEEKYKEVGPPFYSAGNLVVYGAFFAIYPFHFVYEIAMNYKQMWEALQSLYKGIRNFKRSTYDGFNDPHSVMMRAYPEVPEWAYLIILIISLVLAILCVKVYPAETPVWGIFFALAINFVFLIPLTTVQSRTMFGFGLNVLVELIVGYAIPGNGLALAFIKALGYNIDGQAQNFINDLKQGHYAKLPPRAMYRCQLLSVFITSFIQLGILNYQITGIKDYCVPGNKQKFTCPGTTTFYNASVLWGVIGPKKVFNGLYPILAWCFLIGFLLAFPCIAFKKWAPKKYSKYFEPSIIIGGFLGYAPYNLSYNTGGLYVGYAFMHYVKRKYEAWWQKYDYLLATGIEAGIAFSSIIIFFAVYYHETDISWWGNNVPFEGWDATMATGYLNATLQAADGYFGPRVGHFP; encoded by the coding sequence ATGTCCACAGAGAAACCAATTCCTGATCTTCCTATTACTAGTATTACTAGTCATGTGGATTTGGCTGCTCATGAAGTAAACCTTCAGGCAATATCATCAAACCCTCTTTCTATTGGTGAAGTTGGTACAACTTTGACAAACGCCCAAAAGGATTTTATTCTTAAAAGATTACATTATGATTCTTTGGTATCTTTTGACAAGTTACCACCCCAAGCCacatttatatttgaaaaaattgaacatatttcaattgaagaagctttaaatattttagaAAAGGCAGTGGTCGAGCATGAAAACGATGTTAATATTTTGGACAAAGATGAAGAGTTGTGGACCAAGTTGATCAACTATAAGCAGGGGAAAATTCCCTCAGATACTGACTTTTCTGAAAAAGATCATCCATCTAATGTTTCTGCAAAAGACAAATTGTCAGCATTCATTCATGAGAAAAGAGTGTCTGAAGAAAGTTCATCATTAGACAACAGTGCAAGTGAGAATCTTAACGAACCTTATTACAAGATAGTTGATTGGGAATTGCAAGTGAAATTAGAGGCAGTTTTGATTGCTTATTGGTCACCATATCCGCAGGTTAGAGGTGTGACTGATCCTTATGATGATCCAACAATCCCCGTTGAAACTGTTAGAGTTTATATTGTTGCTATTATATGGACTGCCATTGGTGCTgttattaatcaatttttttctgaAAGACAACCTAGTATTGGACTTGGGATGTCGGTTGTTCAAGTGTTTCTTTATCCAACTGGTTTAATTTGTGAATGGATTTTACCCAAATggaaatttaaaatttggaaatataCCATAGACTTGAATCCTGGTCCATATACTTTTAAAGAACAAATGCTTGCCACTATCTTCTGTGGTGTTTCTTCAGGAACCTCATATGTCTCATCTAACATTTTGATGCAAAAATCAGAATTGTTCTATGATAACAAATGGGTTGATTTTGGTTATCAAGTGTTGTTAACATTGTCGACAAACTTTCTTGGGTTTGGACTTTCTGGGATAATGAGACAATTTGCCGTTTACCCAGAAAAGGCGATTTGGCCATCAATTTTACCTAATGTCAGATTAAACAAAACTTTGATGTCCCCTGAAGTGAAATCTAGAATCAATGGATGGAGTATTTCTGggtataatttttttttcattactGCTggtatttcatttttatatttttggaTTCCTGACTATCTTTTCCAAGCTCTTTCtcaattcaattggatGACATGGATTAAACCCGACAATTATAATCTTGCTGTTGTGACTGGTTCCTTTGGTGGACTTGGGTTAAATCCAATCCCAAGTTTTGATATGAATGTTATTGGTACTAGTGGATTTATTGCTCCATTTTATAATACTTTGGAAAACTATATTGGAATGGTACTTGCACTTTTTTGCATATTAGGGGTATTCTATTCGAATTATAAATGGACTGGATATCTTCCAATCAACTCAAATCGTCTTTTCACAAACGAGGGGAAACCTTATCATGTTACTGCGGTTGTGAATTCTGAATCTTTGTTTGATGAAGAGAAATATAAGGAGGTGGGACCACCTTTTTATTCTGCTGGGAACTTGGTTGTATATGGAGCCTTCTTTGCCATTTATCCGTTCCATTTTGTTTACGAAATTGCTATGAATTATAAGCAAATGTGGGAAGCACTTCAGTCGTTATATAAGGGTATTagaaatttcaaaagatCTACTTACGATGGTTTTAATGATCCTCATAGTGTTATGATGAGAGCATACCCAGAAGTCCCCGAATGGGCATAtcttattattcttattatttctttggtATTGGCCATATTATGTGTCAAAGTATATCCTGCTGAAACCCCGGTTTGGGGAATTTTCTTTGCCTTGGCCATTAACTTTGTGTTTTTGATTCCATTAACAACTGTTCAATCAAGAACCATGTTTGGATTTGGGCTTAATGTGTTagttgaattaattgtCGGGTATGCTATCCCTGGTAATGGGCTAGCCTTAGCATTTATAAAGGCATTGGGTTATAACATTGACGGACAAGCACagaatttcattaatgatttgaaacaagGTCATTATGCTAAGCTCCCACCAAGAGCAATGTACAGATGTCAATTGTTGTCTGTATTTATTACATCGTTCATTCAATTGGGTATTCTTAACTATCAAATTACTGGGATAAAAGATTATTGTGTTCCTGGGAATAAGCAAAAATTCACATGTCCAGGTACTACAACATTCTATAATGCTTCAGTTTTATGGGGGGTTATTGGACCTAAGAAAGTTTTCAATGGATTATATCCAATATTAGCATGGTGTTTCTTGATTGGGTTCTTATTGGCTTTCCCATGTATTGCATTCAAGAAATGGGCCCCTAAGAAATACTCGAAATATTTTGAACCTTcgattattattggtggaTTTTTAGGTTATGCTCCTTATAATTTGTCTTATAATACTGGTGGTCTTTATGTTGGTTATGCATTTATGCACTATGTTAAAAGAAAGTATGAAGCTTGGTGGCAGAAATATGATTATCTTTTAGCTACAGGAATTGAAGCTGGTATTgcattttcatcaatcatcattttctttgCAGTGTACTATCATGAAACAGATATTTCCTGGTGGGGTAACAATGTCCCATTTGAAGGATGGGATGCGACCATGGCCACTGGGTATTTGAACGCTACTTTACAGGCAGCCGACGGTTATTTTGGTCCAAGAGTTGGGCATTTCCCATGA
- a CDS encoding casein kinase, putative (Similar to S. cerevisiae YCK1) → MNFATSHSSSSSSGKNSHNNNVVGLHYKIGKKIGEGSFGVIFEGVNILNNAQVAIKFEPRKCEAPQLRDEYRAYKQLQGSKGIPNAYYFGQEGVHNILVIDLLGPSLEDLFDWCGRRFSIKTVIQVAIQMIRLVEQVHQHNLIYRDIKPDNFLIGKPDTPEANQIFFVDFGMAKQYRDPRTKQHIPYREKKALSGTARYMSINTHLGREQSRRDDLESLGHVFMYFLRGALPWQGLKAPTNKQKYEKIGMKKQTTSINELCYGFPIQFAQYLTYVRNLKFDETPDYQYLIGLMEKASISAGIELDGHFDWMDLNGGKGWDAALNKKANLHGYGNPYPHPSQGQGQRRQQQQQEQFKQPISSPKSQQYNSPHQPLLGNSRSRDNSLSSPRNNSTNNNNNNKFGYQSIQQQDSRNAKFFNSNNTSQQQAYLQQNGMIPIRDDVELHSDMSSYTRKRNGSWFSWIFCCC, encoded by the coding sequence ATGAACTTTGCCACTAGTCAtagcagtagtagtagtagtggtaaAAATTCccacaataataatgttgtGGGATTACATTATAAAATtggtaaaaaaattggtgaaGGATCATTTGGAGTAATATTTGAAGGAGTAAATATTCTTAATAATGCTCAAGTTGCCATCAAATTTGAACCTCGGAAATGTGAAGCTCCCCAATTACGTGATGAATATCGAGCAtataaacaattacaaGGAAGTAAAGGTATTCCTAATGCTTATTATTTTGGTCAAGAAGGAGTACATAATATATTAgtgattgatttattaggaCCTTCATTAgaagatttatttgattggtGTGGTAGACGATTTAGTATTAAAACAGTGATTCAAGTAGCTATACAAATGATAAGATTAGTAGAACAAGTTCATCAacataatttaatttatcgAGATATTAAACCcgataattttttaattggtaAACCTGATACTCCTGAAGctaatcaaatttttttcgttGATTTTGGTATGGCAAAACAATATCGAGACCCTAGAACTAAACAACATATTCCTTATCGAGAGAAAAAAGCATTAAGTGGTACGGCACGTTATATGAGTATTAATACTCATTTAGGTAGAGAACAATCTCGACGTGATGATTTAGAAAGTTTAGGTCATGTGTTTATGTATTTCCTTCGAGGAGCATTACCATGGCAAGGTTTAAAAGCACCAactaataaacaaaaatatgaaaaaattggtatGAAAAAGCAAACAacatcaattaatgaattatgtTATGGATTCCCCATACAATTTGCTCAATATTTGACTTATGTACgtaatttaaaatttgatgaaactcctgattatcaatatttaattggATTAATGGAAAAAGCTCTGATATCTGCTGGGATTGAACTTGATGGTCATTTTGATTGGATGGATTTAAATGGTGGTAAAGGTTGGGATGCTgcattaaataaaaaagcTAATTTACATGGTTATGGGAATCCTTATCCTCATCCTTCTCAAGGACAAGGTCAAAGAcggcaacaacaacaacaagaacaatttaaacaaccaatatcatcaccaaaatCTCAACAATACAATTCACCTCATCAACCATTACTTGGGAATTCACGTTCAAGagataattcattatcatcacctAGAAATAATAgtaccaataataataacaataataagtTTGGTTATCAATctatacaacaacaagattcTCGTAAtgcaaaatttttcaattccaataaCACCCTGCAACAACAAGCATATTTACAACAGAATGGAATGATACCGATTAGAGATGATGTGGAATTACATTCAGATATGTCTAGTTATACTAGGAAACGAAATGGAAGTTGGTTTTCCTGgatattttgttgttgttaa
- a CDS encoding mitochondrial import inner membrane translocase subunit, putative (Similar to S. cerevisiae TIM22), translating to MSLWGVYTGPQPPKKSLQEMTQEEQAEEGARQMIGFMNSCPGKTIMAGVSGFALGGFFGLFMASMAYDTPIGTDAVKHISELPFKQQMKLQFTDMAKRSYSSAKNFGYIGMVYSGVECTIESLRAKHDIYNGVSAGCITGAGLAIKAGPQAALVGCAGFAAFSLAIDMYLNSDAAPPPKNDYDI from the coding sequence ATGAGTTTATGGGGTGTATATACGGGGCCACAACCCCCTAAAAAACTGTTACAAGAAATGACTCAAGAAGAACAAGCAGAAGAAGGAGCTCGACAAATGATTGGATTTATGAATTCATGTCCTGGTAAAACAATAATGGCGGGAGTTTCTGGATTTGCCTTGGGTGGGTTTTTCGGATTATTTATGGCATCTATGGCATATGATACTCCAATTGGAACTGATGCTGTTAAACATATATCGGAATTACCatttaaacaacaaatgaaattacAATTTACTGATATGGCAAAAAGATCATATTCATCAGCGAAAAATTTTGGTTATATTGGTATGGTTTATTCTGGAGTCGAATGTACTATTGAAAGTTTACGAGCAAAACatgatatatataatggAGTTAGTGCTGGATGTATTACGGGAGCTGGATTAGCTATTAAAGCAGGACCTCAAGCAGCATTAGTTGGTTGTGCTGGGTTTGCTGCATTTAGTTTGGCAATTGATATGTATTTGAATAGTGATGCAGCTCCACCACCTAAAAATGATTATGATATAtaa
- a CDS encoding phosphatidylinositol 4,5-bisphosphate 5-phosphatase, putative (Similar to S. cerevisiae INP52) → MKLLYKEDPRTLVLHSDTFSLSFRIKERDPKKPTVNVDLIPNPNITKEQGYRTLIRRDVFGCLGLIHVEDQIYLAIITGAITNVASPIENETVDKIYSVDFVSLNNDDWDFVELDSSGYPIGDEDDTARVQHPCFELRKLLSNGSFYYSNDFDLTSLLQNRGVGSPDSIDHYKPEYMWNSFLMDELIHFRSNLDTYNQLILDDNRFLTTVIRGFAKTSPIGNHGDSLTIISKQSWKRAGTRYNTRGIDDNGNVANFVETEYIYYNPSKSSIFTFTQIRGSVPTFWEQDSTLINPKITLTRSLQATQPVFNKHFSDILQSYGVCHIVDLLSKTKSSEVQISQRYQQLYNHCDKKEEIDYTAFDFHHETKIAGGFAGATKILPLLQDSLNSFGWFTYDMNSQEVITRQDGIFRVNCLDCLDRTNLIEQVICRSVLENILTNQGIYNNRMAFEGMIQKHNTLWADNGDAISQIYTGTNALKSSFSRSGKMNFAGALSDVTKSVSRMYQNTFVDGKKQSTIDILVGVDGRNSRKVKVYNPASEYIKTKLKEQESSFTSFENIKIFTGTYNVNAFNPKTIDLTSWLFPQDGSLPDMYAIGLQELIELNASSILNADGTKASQWAQLLNEQLNSFQIDEEYVLLRTESIATMALFLYVKKSKVSYVTRVAGSSKKTGLGGMAANKGACGIRCLFGTTSFAFVTCHLAAGTLAVTERYNDYSTIMQGLVFPRNYYIKDHDHVIWFGDLNYRIDIANLECRQLVANGAYQELLENDQLTRERRDRGAFSEFKEGLVKFPPTYKFDKYTNDYDTSEKQRTPSWTDRVLFLSDKKASPLKLLKYDSAADVLYSDHKAVYASFETTARIINEQVKKSILNEIISSLALKKITPSPSPSPAPSTTATISSSSNLTRSSTSIMTPTPVSAASRDLIHGLGQTTTTTPPPPPPARRATTTIPPIGFSSTPLIPSPLSSPAPSEKKHDVKPIPPMKRNTTLNDIKSPSLNRGSKDDTDIDTVKKLDVKPMVPKKPENLKSTHNNQLEKSETNGNTNGDSIVAPKTMASWQPLVPGRK, encoded by the coding sequence ATGAAGTTACTATATAAAGAAGACCCACGAACGTTGGTATTACATTCAGATACTTTTAGTTTATCATTCCGAATCAAAGAACGTGACCCCAAGAAACCAACAGTTAATGTCGACTTGATTCCAAACCCCAACATCACCAAAGAGCAAGGTTATAGAACATTGATAAGACGGGACGTTTTTGGCTGTTTAGGATTAATACACGTGGAAGACCAAATATATCTTGCAATCATTACTGGAGCCATAACTAATGTTGCTAGTCCCATCGAAAATGAAACTGttgataaaatatattcagTCGATTTTGTATCTTTAAATAACGATGATTGGGATTTTGTGGAATTGGATAGTTCAGGGTATCCAATTGGAGACGAAGATGATACTGCTCGAGTGCAACATCCATGTTTTGAATTACGAAAACTATTATCGAATGGatcattttattattctaaCGATTTCGATTTAACGTCTTTGTTACAAAATAGAGGAGTTGGCAGTCctgattcaattgatcattATAAACCAGAATATATGTGgaattcatttttaatggatgaattgattcatttcCGATCCAATTTAGACACttacaatcaattgattcttgATGATAATCGATTTTTAACTACTGTGATTAGAGGATTTGCCAAAACATCACCTATTGGCAATCATGGTGATTCATTAACGATTATTTCCAAACAATCTTGGAAACGAGCTGGGACAAGATACAACACTCGAGGTATTGATGATAACGGCAATGTTGCCAATTTTGTGGAAACagaatatatttattataatccatcgaaatcatcaattttcaCCTTCACCCAAATTCGAGGTTCAGTGCCCACATTTTGGGAACAAGATTCAACTTTAATAAACCCCAAAATCACTCTCACAAGATCTTTACAAGCGACACAACCAGTTTTCAATAAACATTTCAGTGATATTCTTCAGAGTTACGGGGTATGTCATATTGTCGATTTACTTTCGAAAACTAAATCGTCAGAAGTACAAATATCGCAAAgatatcaacaactttaTAATCATTGTgacaaaaaagaagagatCGATTACACGGCATTTGATTTCCATCACGAAACAAAAATTGCTGGTGGGTTTGCTGGGGCTACAAAAATCTTACCATTATTACAAGATTCATTAAATCTGTTTGGGTGGTTTACTTATGATATGAATAGCCAAGAAGTTATCACTCGTCAAGATGGGATTTTCCGTGTAAATTGTTTGGACTGTCTTGATCGTACTAATTTAATCGAACAAGTTATTTGTCGATCAGTATTGGAGAATATTTTAACGAATCAAGGGATTTACAACAATCGTATGGCATTTGAAGGAATGATTCAAAAACACAACACTTTATGGGCCGATAATGGTGATGCCATATCGCAAATTTATACTGGTACAAACGCCTTGAAATCATCATTCTCGAGATCAGGGAAAATGAATTTTGCTGGTGCATTATCTGATGTAACTAAATCAGTTTCAAGAATGTATCAAAATACATTTGTGGATGGGAAAAAGCAACTGACAATAGATATTTTGGTGGGAGTCGACGGAAGAAATTCTCGTAAAGTTAAAGTCTACAATCCAGCAAGTGAATACATCAAAACTAAGttaaaagaacaagaaagTTCATTTAcaagttttgaaaatattaaaatatttactGGTACTTATAATGTCAATGCATTTAACCCTAAAACCATCGATTTAACTTCATGGTTGTTTCCTCAAGATGGATCATTACCGGACATGTATGCCATTGGAttacaagaattgattgaattaaatgCCAGTTCAATTTTAAATGCCGATGGCACCAAAGCATCACAATGGGcacaattattaaatgaacAGTTAAATTCTTTTCAAATAGATGAAGAATATGTTTTGTTAAGAACAGAATCAATTGCTACCATGGCATTGTTTTTGTATGTCAAAAAATCCAAAGTATCTTATGTGACTAGAGTTGCTGGATCGTCGAAAAAAACTGGATTAGGAGGTATGGCTGCCAATAAAGGTGCTTGTGGAATTAGATGTTTATTTGGAACTACTTCATTTGCGTTTGTGACATGTCATTTAGCTGCTGGTACATTGGCAGTTACTGAAAGATATAATGATTATTCAACGATAATGCAAGGGTTGGTTTTCCCACGTAATTACTATATCAAAGATCATGATCATGTTATTTGGTTTGGCGATTTAAATTATCGAATTGATATTGCTAATTTAGAATGTCGTCAGTTGGTTGCCAATGGAGCttatcaagaattattagaaaatgaTCAATTAACTCGTGAAAGAAGAGATCGGGGTGCTTTCAGTGAATTCAAAGAAGGATTAGTTAAATTCCCGCCCActtataaatttgataaatacACTAATGATTATGATACTAGTGAAAAGCAAAGAACTCCATCATGGACTGATCGAGTTTTATTCTTAAGTGATAAAAAAGCTAGTCctttgaaattgttaaaaTACGATTCTGCTGCAGATGTTTTATATTCCGATCATAAAGCCGTTTACGCAAGTTTTGAAACTACGGccagaattattaatgaacAAGTGAAAAAGAGTATCTTGAATGAGATTATCCTGTCTTTAGCACTTAAGAAAATAACACCATCTCCATCTCCATCACCTGCTccatcaacaacagcaacaatatcaagttcatcaaatttaacGAGATCTTCAACTTCAATCATGACACCAACTCCAGTGTCAGCTGCAAGTAGAGATTTAATCCATGGATTGGgtcaaacaacaacaacaactccaccaccaccaccaccagcaaGACGTGCCACTACAACTATCCCACCAATTGGGTTTTCTTCTACTCCATTAATTCCTTCCCCATTGAGTTCACCAGCGCCGTCGGAAAAGAAACACGACGTAAAACCAATTCCACcaatgaaaagaaataccacattaaatgatattaaacTGCCATCACTAAACAGGGGTTCCAAAGATGACACCGATATAGATACAGTGAAGAAACTTGATGTTAAACCCATGGTTCCTAAAAAACCcgaaaatttgaaatcaactCATAATAATCAACTTGAAAAACTGGAAACCAATGGGAATACCAATGGAGACAGTATAGTAGCACCAAAAACAATGGCTAGCTGGCAACCATTAGTTCCTGGTCGtaaatag
- a CDS encoding retrotransposon polyprotein, fragment, putative (transposable element), producing the protein MKAVIRVIKYLNGTINYGICYTGETSLNVYSDSDWASTPSDRKSITGYIVTYSGGPISWKSKKQQVVALSTTEAECMALTESIKESLWLLQIFQDINVIVKLPITIHEDNLSCQKLLENPIFHNRTKHIDLKYKFTKENIESGNVNVETINSEDNLADILTKPLPKAKFKHLRWLSGLRPLD; encoded by the coding sequence aTGAAAGCTGTTATTAGAGTAATTAAATACTTAAATGGAACAATCAATTATGGAATATGCTATACAGGTGAAACTTCATTAAATGTTTACTCGGATAGTGATTGGGCATCAACTCCTTCTGATAGAAAATCTATTACTGGTTATATTGTTACTTATTCAGGAGGACCTATTTCGTGGAAGTCTAAGAAGCAACAAGTTGTTGCTCTTAGTACAACCGAGGCCGAATGTATGGCATTAACTGAATCAATAAAAGAATCCCTCTGGTTGTTACAAATATTTCAAGATATTAATGTTATTGTAAAATTGCCTATCACTATACACGAGGATAACTTACTGTGTCAGAAATTACTCGAAAATCCTATTTTTCACAATAGGACTAAGCacattgatttgaaatataaattCACGAAAGAAAATATCGAATCTGGTAATGTCAATGTGgaaacaataaattctGAAGACAATTTAGCCGATATATTAACGAAACCTTTACCAAAAGCTAAATTTAAACATCTAAGATGGTTATCTGGATTGAGACCGTTAGATTAG
- a CDS encoding acetyltransferase complex component, putative (Similar to S. cerevisiae EAF3), whose protein sequence is MVEYKPNQIVYAYHGPLIYEAKILKLKNGKDSFIINQDFQHEPLEEKSNTTPHHHNHHQSQHIAKFDPKKWQDQTCYYLHYQGWNSKWDEWVGIDRIMEFNEENKFKKLELDQLTKKKKAINNNEIIVNTTNKNHGNNKNKKESNKRKSSSTTTTAATTTTTNNSNNKKQKSASTIATNSNSSSASTSTTKLKQLLSRLNLNFPPELKHLLVNDWEFITKDRKLISLPSQYPINQILQDYKTYRTKQLTLKLTKNSYQLSILIEILTGLEIYFNKSLSLILLYKYEHLQYLNFLKENIINPQQDILQSNIYGLEHLLRLIISFPGLLSMTTMDGISLSVLISELESLCRFIGDRLQLYQNKYEFTSPQYDSLARS, encoded by the coding sequence ATGGTGGAGTATAAACCTAATCAAATAGTATATGCCTATCATGGACCACTTATCTATGAAGccaaaatattaaaattgaaaaatggtaAAGATTCatttataatcaatcaagATTTCCAACATGAACCATTAGAAGAGAAAAGCAATACCACccctcatcatcataacCATCATCAAAGTCAACATATTGCTAAATTTGATCCGAAAAAATGGCAAGATCAAActtgttattatttacaTTATCAAGGATGGAATTCTAAATGGGATGAATGGGTAGGTATTGATAGAATAATGGaatttaatgaagaaaataaatttaaaaaattagaattagatCAATTaacgaaaaagaaaaaagctattaataataatgaaataataGTTAATACTACAAATAAGAATCATGGcaataataagaataaaaaagaatcaaataaacggaaatcatcatcaacaacaacaacagcagctactaccaccaccaccaacaatagtaataaCAAGAAACAGAAATCAGCATCCACAATAGCCAcaaatagtaatagtagtagtgctagtactagtactactaaattaaaacaattattatcaagacttaatttaaatttccCACCAGAATTAAAACATTTATTAGTTAATGATTGGGAATTCATTACTAAAGATCggaaattaatttcattaccAAGTCAATATCctataaatcaaatattacaAGATTATAAAACTTATAGAACTAAACAATTAACTTtaaaattaacaaaaaattcttatcaattatcaatattaattgaaatattaaCAGGATTagaaatttattttaataaatcattaagtttaattttattatataaatatgaacatttacaatatttaaattttttaaaagaaaatattataaatccTCAACAAGATATTTTACAAAGTAATATTTATGGATTAGAACATTTATTAAGattaattatttcattCCCAGGTTTATTATCTATGACAACAATGGATGGTATTAGTTTAAGTGTATTAATACTGGAATTAGAATCATTATGTCGATTTATTGGTGATAGATTACAATTGtatcaaaacaaatatgAATTTACATCACCTCAATATGATAGTTTAGCTAGATCGTAA